The following proteins come from a genomic window of Triticum aestivum cultivar Chinese Spring chromosome 6A, IWGSC CS RefSeq v2.1, whole genome shotgun sequence:
- the LOC123132472 gene encoding probable thiamine biosynthetic bifunctional enzyme, chloroplastic, translating to MSCAPPPPILRLHPPSSISPFSSPRRPHLSPRTCPWRLAAAREMPWPHVLTVAGSDSSAGAGIQADVKACAALGAYCSSVITAVTAQNTAGVQGVHLVPEELIREQLQSVLSDMSVDVVKTGMLPSAGIIKILCESLQKFPVKALVVDPVMVSTSGDSLSDPSTLTYYRDGLFAMADIVTPNVKEASKLLGGVSLHTIADMRDAAESIYKFGPRYVLVKGGDMPDSSEAIDVFYDGKEFVEFRGHRIKTRNTHGTGCTLASSIAAELAKGSSMLNAVQVAKNFVESALHHSKDLVIGNGPQGPFDHLFRLKCPPYNIGSQQRFNPDSLFLYAVTDSRMNKRWGHSIEDAVKAAIEGGATIVQLREKDIESRPFLEAAKACMEICRSSGVPLLINDRVDIALACNADGVHVGQSDISAREVRELLGPGKIIGVSCKTPAQAEQAWRDGADYLGCGGVFPTTTKANNPTLGFEGLKAVCLASKLPVVAIGGINATNAGSVMELDFPNLKGVAVVSALFDRECVSSETRNLRSILASVRCLA from the exons ATGTCGTGCGCACCACCGCCGCCAATCCTCCGCTTGCACCCGCCCTCTTCTATCTCCCCCTTCTCATCCCCACGGCGGCCGCACCTTTCCCCACGAACCTGCCCGTGGAGGCTCGCCGCGGCGCGCGAGATGCCGTGGCCGCATGTGCTCACGGTGGCGGGCTCCGACTCCAGCGCCGGCGCCGGCATCCAGGCCGACGTTAAGGCCTGCGCCGCCCTGGGCGCATACTGCTCCTCCGTCATCACTGCCGTCACGGCCCAGAACACCGCCGGCGTCCAG GGCGTCCATCTCGTGCCGGAGGAATTAATCCGGGAGCAGCTCCAGTCGGTTCTTTCGGATATGTCGGTGGACGTG GTGAAAACAGGAATGCTCCCTTCGGCTGGAATAATTAAAATTCTGTGTGAGAGTCTCCAGAAGTTTCCAGTCAAAG CTTTAGTGGTGGATCCAGTTATGGTGTCTACAAGTGGAGATAGTCTTTCAGATCCATCTACTCTCACTTACTATAG GGATGGACTATTTGCCATGGCCGATATAGTCACCCCAAATGTGAAAGAAGCATCAAAATTACTTGGGGGTGTATCATTGCACACAATCGCCGATATGCGTGATGCAGCAGAATCCATTTACAAATTTGGTCCAAG ATATGTACTTGTGAAAGGTGGGGACATGCCAGATTCGTCAGAAGCTATTGACGTATTCTATGATG GCAAGGAATTCGTCGAGTTTCGTGGGCATCGCATAAAGACCCGCAACACACACGGAACTGGTTGCACTTTAGCCTCATCTATTGCGGCTGAGTTAGCAAAAGGTTCAAGTATGCTGAATGCTGTTCAG GTGGCGAAGAACTTTGTTGAATCGGCTCTTCATCACAGTAAAGACCTTGTCATTGGAAATGGACCTCAAGGCCCTTTTGACCACCTTTTCAGGCTCAAGTGTCCTCCATACAATATTGGATCGCAGCAAAGGTTCAATCCAGACAGCCTCTTCCTGTATGCAGTGACAGACTCTAGGATgaacaaaaggtggggccattcaATAGAAGATGCCGTGAAAGCTGCAATTGAAGGAGGCGCCACCATTGTCCAACTGAG AGAAAAGGACATTGAATCACGACCGTTCTTGGAGGCTGCCAAGGCTTGCATGGAGATTTGCAGGTCGAGCGGAGTGCCGCTGCTGATCAACGACCGTGTAGACATTGCCCTAGCGTGCAATGCTGATGGTGTCCATGTTGGTCAATCAGACATTTCGGCACGGGAGGTTCGGGAGCTCCTTGGACCGGGTAAAATCATCGGTGTCTCATGCAAGACCCCTGCACAAGCCGAGCAGGCTTGGAGGGACGGGGCGGACTACCTCGGCTGCGGCGGCGTCTTCCCAACCACGACGAAGGCGAACAATCCCACCTTGGGATTTGAAGGGCTGAAGGCTGTTTGCTTGGCTTCAAAGTTGCCCGTGGTCGCCATTGGTGGCATCAACGCGACAAATGCAGGTTCGGTGATGGAACTTGACTTCCCCAATCTCAAAGGTGTCGCCGTGGTCTCTGCTTTGTTCGATCGCGAATGCGTCTCGTCTGAGACGAGAAACCTCAGATCCATCTTGGCGAGTGTGCGTTGCTTGGCTTAG